Proteins from a single region of Palaemon carinicauda isolate YSFRI2023 chromosome 32, ASM3689809v2, whole genome shotgun sequence:
- the LOC137625676 gene encoding hepatitis A virus cellular receptor 1-like has protein sequence MPKDLCYDTLTKSDAVPTTTTMPKSDAVPTTTTMPKSDAVPTTTTMPKSDAVPTTTTMPKSDAVPTTTTMPKSDAVPTTTTMPKSDAVPTTTTMPKSDAVPTTTTMPKSDAVPTTTTMPKLKKDVKGMKVPKKSNILPPGQFTRPPALVKAQTAPSDISQDMFATQEHPVCC, from the coding sequence ATGCCTAAGGACCTTTGTTATGACACCTTGACAAAGTCTGATGCTGTGCCTACCACTACCACCATGCCCAAGTCTGATGCTGTGCCTACCACTACCACCATGCCCAAGTCTGATGCTGTGCCTACCACTACCACCATGCCCAAGTCTGATGCTGTGCCTACCACTACCACCATGCCCAAGTCTGATGCTGTGCCTACCACTACCACCATGCCCAAGTCTGATGCTGTGCCTACCACTACCACCATGCCCAAGTCTGATGCTGTGCCTACCACTACCACCATGCCCAAGTCTGATGCTGTGCCTACCACTACCACCATGCCCAAGTCTGATGCTGTGCCTACCACTACCACCATGCCCAAGTTGAAAAAGGACGTGAAAGGGATGAAGGTACCCAAAAAGTCCAACATACTACCTCCAGGACAATTCACACGACCACCTGCACTGGTCAAGGCCCAAACCGCGCCTTCCGATATCAGCCAAGACATGTTTGCAACCCAAGAGCACCCAGTGTGTTGCTAG